One segment of Trypanosoma brucei brucei TREU927 chromosome 8, complete sequence DNA contains the following:
- a CDS encoding kinesin, putative, which translates to MRTNEERDDKGGFIAEPKLLAGPAQKKGAPSPAKKRATSPFKTVPNHLNPNKQHGDSMNGHNTSMENADENSAAFRSRATEIMRFRVYARVRPFIPEELADMEGQERRSVVEMTENKTVILDPKDGWAPKAQFEFDASLWSIPPEHRIVHTFNDTRHSTYATQRNVYDVIAKDLVPHVFDGFNSCVLTYGLTGSGKTYTMMGKYDPRATCGGDGEEGIIPRVSNDLFTILDKKRKEEEKPNIRFRIEVTFVEIYMERVRDLLDPALKNSKGSEKLQDARIRQDPYSGPFVEGVTKYQAENWAQCCLLLERGSTHRTTCATAVHNQSSRSHAIFQLTVIQEETIPAKDRYSRPTVRCQAGRINLVDLAGSERGGFQDYVKESAAINTSLLALRRVIDNLTERQNVLMEQAKAEVTGGYFQERTLPQVPFRDSVLTWLLSDSIGGNARTTMVATLSPLAKNYGDTLATLQWSSKARNLVTLVKVNDAQTTVTDGMTSKAGELHNAVRIQRQNMDTLLESLRSKQAIAENLEKEMGSMTRQMTSIDTETNKMIRKRQAVTVQRTLLRKVWAKQIKTLEERLQASQKRLAQKNATVANSNRQRDDALERENAVKRKLQNLKAREEELHKLVAKNDATDEAFREELASAELRYQTEMEAAGADNVVSRLTESIENRTRMERRKLDDLREKVKAAERKAISMEAKVNESKQEEWKEQVRRDGEEVVQLRSKLGELQARWDAVREENDSLKAMVKRK; encoded by the coding sequence ATGCggacaaatgaagaaagagatGATAAGGGAGGGTTCATTGCGGAGCCAAAGCTGCTAGCGGGTcccgcacaaaaaaaaggtgcccCATCCCCCGCAAAGAAGCGGGCAACGAGTCCTTTCAAGACAGTACCCAACCACCTTAACCCTAACAAACAGCATGGTGACTCAATGAACGGGCACAACACTTCAATGGAGAACGCGGACGAAAACTCAGCGGCATTCCGCTCGCGGGCAACGGAGATTATGAGGTTCAGAGTGTATGCCCGAGTCCGTCCTTTTATCCCTGAAGAGCTTGCGGATATGGAAGGACAGGAGCGGCGGTCTGTTGTGGAAATgacggaaaacaaaacagtcaTATTAGACCCTAAGGATGGATGGGCACCTAAGGCACAATTCGAATTCGATGCCAGTCTGTGGTCCATCCCCCCTGAGCATCGTATCGTGCATACTTTTAATGACACAAGACACAGCACCTACGCTACGCAAAGAAATGTGTATGATGTCATTGCTAAGGACCTTGTGCCCCATGTGTTTGACGGATTCAACAGTTGTGTCCTCACGTACGGATTGACAGGAAGTGGTAAAACGTACACAATGATGGGCAAATACGACCCGAGAGCTACATGTGGTGGGGATGGGGAGGAAGGCATCATTCCACGTGTATCGAATGATCTATTTACCATCCTtgataaaaagagaaaggaagaagaaaagccaAACATTCGCTTCCGCATTGAAGTTACTTTCGTGGAGATTTATATGGAGCGTGTACGTGACCTCCTCGACCCTGCGCTTAAGAACTCCAAAGGAAGTGAGAAGTTGCAGGACGCCCGTATTCGTCAGGATCCCTACAGTGGACCCTTCGTGGAGGGTGTAACGAAGTATCAGGCTGAGAACTGGGCTCAGTGTTGTTTACTGCTAGAGCGCGGCTCAACACATCGTACCACATGTGCAACTGCGGTTCACAACCAGTCTAGCCGCAGTCACGCTATTTTCCAACTGACGGTAATTCAGGAAGAAACGATCCCTGCAAAGGACCGCTACTCACGCCCGACAGTTCGCTGCCAGGCGGGTCGCATTAACCTTGTCGATCTTGCTGGTTCTGAGCGTGGTGGTTTTCAGGATTATGTGAAGGAGTCAGCGGCTATTAACACTTCCCTGTTGGCGCTGCGTCGAGTTATTGACAACCTCACGGAGCGGCAGAACGTGTTGATGGAACAAGCAAAGGCTGAAGTGACAGGCGGTTACTTCCAGGAGCGTACTTTGCCCCAGGTGCCCTTTCGAGATAGTGTTCTCACGTGGCTACTGAGCGACAGTATTGGTGGGAATGCTCGTACAACAATGGTGGCTACGTTGAGCCCGCTTGCAAAGAACTATGGCGACACGCTTGCAACGCTTCAGTGGAGTAGTAAGGCGCGTAACCTTGTGACGCTGGTAAAGGTGAATGATGCCcaaacaacagtaacagaCGGTATGACAAGTAAGGCTGGTGAGCTTCACAATGCTGTGCGCATTCAACGACAAAACATGGACACACTCCTTGAGTCGCTAAGGTCGAAACAAGCCATCGCTGAGAACTTGGAGAAGGAAATGGGTAGCATGACACGTCAGATGACGTCAATCGATACGGAAACGAACAAAATGATCCGGAAGCGGCAGGCGGTTACAGTGCAGCGAACCCTGTTGCGCAAAGTCTGGgcgaagcaaataaaaacattGGAAGAGCGCCTCCAAGCATCACAGAAACGGTTGGCTCAGAAAAACGCTACGGTGGCGAACTCAAACCGGCAACGTGATGATGCgctggaaagggaaaacgcAGTGAAGCGAAAACTACAAAACTTGAAGGCAAGAGAAGAGGAGCTGCATAAACTAGTCGCAAAGAACGATGCCACGGATGAGGCCTTTCGGGAGGAACTTGCGAGTGCGGAACTAAGATACCAAACGGAAATGGAAGCTGCGGGTGCAGATAATGTTGTGAGCAGGCTCACCGAGTCCATAGAGAACAGGACCCGAATGGAGCGAAGAAAGCTTGACGATTTAAGGGAGAAAGTGAAGGCGGCAGAGCGGAAGGCGATATCTATGGAAGCAAAAGTAAATGAAAGTAAGCAAGAGGAGTGGAAGGAGCAGGTGAGGCGTGATGGAGAGGAAGTGGTACAACTTCGGAGCAAATTAGGTGAGTTGCAGGCACGTTGGGATGCCGTTCGAGAGGAAAACGACAGTCTGAAGGCGATGGTGAAGAGAAAGTAG
- a CDS encoding ubiquitin-activating enzyme E1, putative: MTSEEQRRQLYNRQEYVVGTETQAKYGCTDVLVVGACGLGAEIIKNLTLTGVRSIKVLDNGLATLQDLGTNFFLTPADMGKPRAEVVAARAQELNRFVSVTAVDVPLHEVIPAVHVVVFVNQRTTLLLAENAMARKHNVKFVACESRGVAGCVFVDAGPSFTVLDPDGEETVVCVVTNISRDGVVSLHEDKKHECEVGGRVFLTGLVSPESLNSTVDPFALHNGRATTECAQGDNSPTGASSSLRLFEVSEVVSPFHLRLKDFGAIVGDSPIETGYACYLHTTKRKVLVGFKDLQLSVMQPEFVTLFDSEKKMMAPMTLHALFRAVHSHGKLPTTPIEVRDVLKAAEAYFSSGNDQVHNGFDVETAESILSVMHGRLNPMDCFIGGLASQEVLKVCSGKFTPLRQWLYYDARELLVARGEMSETGCVSTAPGGSRYDGQIAVLGSSFQSFLSRQRVFIVGAGALGCELIKNVACMGFGAVSITDMDTIEMSNLSRQFLFRNSHIGQQKSKVAGEAARAINGDLKVSAYLEKVAQETENVFDEKFWESHSLVLNALDNVESRKYVDARCLFFRKPLFESGTLGPKCNVQCVIPYCTESYSSSYDPPEKSIPLCTLKNFPNVIEHTIQWARDNFDAVFFSTPSDVNGYLEDPTTFASNLERDPGTKSIVLKAVRDALVQWPKDAADCVRMARSLFHEYFNSSFRQLLHNLPLDKRNDNGDLFWSGAKKPPKPQEFSVDSELNVSFVYHCAKLLAQVYNLSAFTLSVKEVAELAMQVAVPGFVPREARFETNEAENKEGAAAQLVGDLTMQDLPPVSQFNSRRMNPLVFEKDDPNNSHMDYITACSNLRATAYSIPPADVHYTKRIAGRIIPAMVTTTALVTGLVGIEALKYLLLAHRENGAQGLAKANPITEKVQEEYLSLYRNAFVNVALPFMAFSDPIAAPAKTVPMPDGSSVRWGIWDRIDINEGRDITVKELVSILEKRHQLEIFIIALPCGKMVYSQFGNVKDRDKPVSVVVREKTKGEEKDELSCICFVATGSIGDNDVDIPLIYYRYKDF, from the coding sequence ATGACTAGTGAAGAGCAAAGACGGCAGTTGTATAACCGACAGGAATATGTTGTCGGTACGGAGACACAAGCAAAGTATGGATGCACGGATGTACTTGTCGTGGGGGCATGTGGACTGGGTGCGGAAATTATAAAGAATTTAACGCTCACTGGCGTGCGCTCTATCAAAGTATTGGACAACGGCCTTGCAACACTGCAGGACTTGGGCACAAACTTCTTTTTGACTCCCGCAGATATGGGTAAACCGCGCGCGGAAGTGGTGGCTGCGAGAGCACAGGAGCTGAACCGTTTCGTTAGCGTAACTGCTGTCGACGTCCCTTTGCACGAGGTTATACCAGCAGTTCATGTGGTGGTCTTCGTTAACCAGCGCACAACACTGCTTCTTGCCGAAAACGCCATGGCACGAAAACATAACGTGAAATTTGTGGCATGTGAAAGCCGTGGCGTCGCTGGGTGCGTGTTTGTGGATGCCGGCCCCTCCTTTACTGTGCTTGACCCCGACGGCGAGGAAACAGTTGTATGTGTCGTGACGAATATATCTCGGGATGGTGTTGTATCACTACATGAAGACAAGAAGCACGAGTGCGAAGTTGGCGGTCGCGTGTTTCTTACGGGTTTGGTATCGCCCGAGTCACTAAACTCGACGGTTGATCCCTTTGCTCTACACAACGGTCGGGCCACCACCGAGTGCGCACAGGGTGATAATTCACCCACTGGGGCTTCGTCATCTCTGCGGCTGTTTGAAGTGTCGGAAGTCGTCTCACCCTTTCATCTGCGACTGAAAGACTTCGGCGCAATTGTTGGTGATTCCCCAATCGAAACAGGCTATGCATGCTACCTCCACACGACCAAACGGAAGGTCCTCGTGGGGTTTAAAGACCTTCAGCTCAGCGTGATGCAGCCAGAGTTTGTTACGTTGTTTGacagcgaaaagaaaatgatggcCCCAATGACACTTCACGCCCTGTTCCGAGCTGTGCACAGCCATGGAAAGCTGCCGACGACACCAATCGAGGTTAGAGATGTGCTGAAGGCAGCCGAGGCGTACTTCAGTAGTGGAAATGATCAGGTGCACAATGGCTTTGATGTGGAGACTGCCGAGAGTATACTTTCAGTAATGCATGGTCGGCTTAACCCCATGGACTGCTTCATTGGTGGTCTTGCCTCGCAGGAGGTTCTCAAGGTGTGCAGCGGCAAATTCACTCCGCTGCGTCAGTGGTTGTACTACGATGCACGGGAGTTGCTTGTGGCACGGGGCGAGATGAGTGAAACCGGGTGCGTGTCAACCGCGCCAGGCGGGAGTCGTTATGATGGGCAAATTGCTGTTCTCGGCTCTTCTTTCCAGTCTTTCCTTTCTCGGCAGCGTGTCTTCATTGTGGGCGCGGGAGCACTCGGGTGTGAACTTATCAAGAACGTCGCATGCATGGGTTTTGGCGCCGTCTCCATTACAGACATGGACACCATTGAAATGAGTAACCTCTCAAGGCAGTTTCTCTTTCGCAACAGCCACATTGGGCAACAGAAGTCTAAAGTAGCGGGAGAGGCAGCACGTGCCATAAACGGTGATTTGAAGGTAAGCGCATATCTGGAGAAGGTGGCgcaagaaacagaaaatgtGTTTGATGAGAAGTTCTGGGAGTCCCATTCTCTTGTACTCAACGCGCTTGACAATGTAGAAAGCCGGAAATATGTTGATGCGCGGTGCCTATTCTTCAGGAAACCCTTGTTTGAGAGCGGAACGCTCGGTCCAAAATGCAATGTTCAGTGCGTGATTCCGTATTGCACTGAAAGTTACAGTAGCAGTTATGATCCACCGGAGAAGTCTATCCCGCTTTGCACGTTGAAAAACTTCCCCAACGTCATTGAGCACACTATTCAGTGGGCGCGGGATAACTTCGATGCCGTGTTTTTCAGCACGCCCAGTGATGTGAATGGCTACCTGGAAGACCCCACAACTTTTGCATCTAATTTGGAGCGGGACCCCGGAACGAAGTCAATTGTATTGAAGGCCGTTCGAGACGCGTTAGTGCAGTGGCCGAAGGATGCTGCCGACTGTGTCCGCATGGCGCGAAGTCTGTTCCACGAATATTTCAACTCGTCCTTCAGGCAGTTGCTACACAATCTTCCCCTTGACAAGCGCAATGACAACGGTGACCTCTTTTGGAGCGGTGCAAAGAAGCCGCCAAAACCTCAGGAGTTCAGCGTGGACTCTGAACTAAACGTTTCGTTTGTCTATCACTGTGCCAAACTTCTTGCACAGGTTTACAACCTGTCAGCCTTCACGCTGTCGGTGAAGGAGGTTGCAGAACTGGCGATGCAAGTAGCAGTTCCTGGTTTTGTACCACGTGAGGCGCGTTTCGAAACAAATGAGGCTGAGAACAAAGAGGGAGCCGCAGCACAACTTGTTGGTGACTTGACGATGCAAGATCTTCCTCCAGTGAGTCAATTTAACTCTCGGCGAATGAACCCACTGGTGTTTGAAAAGGACGACCCCAATAATTCCCACATGGACTACATCACAGCTTGCTCAAACCTCCGTGCCACGGCGTATAGCATTCCTCCGGCGGATGTTCACTATACAAAACGCATTGCTGGAAGAATCATCCCTGCAATGGTAACAACAACGGCCCTAGTTACTGGGCTAGTGGGGATAGAAGCACTCAAGTACCTCCTCCTCGCGCATCGTGAGAATGGTGCACAGGGACTTGCTAAGGCCAATCCAATAACAGAGAAAGTACAGGAGGAGTATCTGAGTTTGTACCGCAATGCGTTTGTTAATGTCGCACTGCCCTTCATGGCTTTCTCCGACCCCATCGCCGCTCCTGCAAAGACAGTTCCGATGCCCGACGGCTCATCGGTCCGCTGGGGAATTTGGGATCGCATTGATATTAATGAAGGCCGTGACATCACCGTGAAGGAGCTCGTTAGTATCCTTGAGAAACGGCATCAGCTGGAAATATTCATCATTGCGTTACCATGTGGAAAGATGGTATACTCACAGTTTGGTAATGTGAAGGACCGCGACAAACCAGTCTCCGTTGTCGTGCgcgaaaagacaaaaggggaggaaaaagatgaGCTGAGTTGCATTTGCTTTGTCGCCACGGGGAGCATCGGAGATAATGACGTGGATATTCCTCTAATTTATTACAGGTACAAGGATTTTTAA
- a CDS encoding 5-methyltetrahydropteroyltriglutamate--homocysteine S-methyltransferase, putative — protein sequence MMTTATRRAKIITHTLGFPRFGVQRELKGALESYWSGAVTEDNLRETAREVRFRHWRQQMERGVDMIPVGDFHWYDHVLSTSLMLDNVPPRHRTRNGSINIDTLFRVARGYTSSGKSVDASEMTKWFNTNYHYIVPEFTCPTQTFSFAWNQLIEEVEELLSLWGPSRTKPVILGPVSYVWLGKVKGCEWFDRRSLLPRIVPVYAEVLRKLAKSGIQWVQLDEPALVLDLEQDWLDAFEATYKELRRQAGNVPKLLLTTYFDSVGHNMDVINCLAVDGLHVDAVAGDDDLVEVEKRLPASWVLSAGVIDGRNVWKANLHQIYERLAALRNAAPARALWIGTSCSLLHSPIDVGCEVGMDEEIRNLLAFALQKCDEMNLLADALKTEEGGSHLVEYSSLLHQREVPGGAINEEARKLASELNAKDTERSLPYSKRVEVQRSLIKLPLIPTTTIGSFPRTSEIRSQRLSFKTGLVDEATYKQQMKDNIKHIVAEQEAIGLDVLVHGEPERNDMVEYFAELLSGFVSTANGWIQSYGSRCVKPPIIYGNVSRPTAMTLEWLTYAQSLTQKPVKGILTGPVTILSWSFVREDLPRREVARQVALALREEVDDLQNAGIRLIQVDEPALREGLPLQRRKQQEYLKWATEVFKLVVAVARPEIQIHTHICYSEIHDIAGAIAAMDADVIYFEATRSDMELLRVFDSFTYLNGVGLGVYDVHSPNVPSVETIVQRLEASAERIPLERLWVNPDCGLKTRGWKETGVALRNMVEATRQFRERVKRHFTVH from the coding sequence ATGATGACGACCGCAACGCGGCGCGCTAAAATTATTACGCATACACTCGGTTTCCCTCGCTTTGGTGTGCAGCGCGAGCTGAAGGGTGCATTGGAAAGCTACTGGAGTGGCGCGGTTACGGAGGATAATCTGAGGGAAACGGCGAGAGAAGTGAGATTCCGTCACTGGCGGCAACAGATGGAGCGTGGCGTTGACATGATCCCCGTAGGTGACTTCCACTGGTATGATCACGTTCTCAGCACAAGTCTCATGCTCGACAATGTGCCACCACGGCATCGAACCAGAAACGGTTCCATCAATATCGATACCCTTTTCCGTGTTGCTCGCGGATACACCTCTAGTGGTAAGTCAGTGGATGCATCTGAAATGACTAAGTGGTTCAACACCAACTACCACTACATCGTGCCGGAGTTTACGTGCCCTACACAAACCTTCAGTTTCGCTTGGAATCAGCTGATTGAAGAGGTGGAAGAACTGCTAAGTTTATGGGGGCCTTCAAGAACGAAACCCGTTATTTTGGGCCCCGTTAGTTACGTGTGGTTggggaaagtaaaaggtTGTGAGTGGTTTGATCGCCGGTCCCTTCTACCTCGCATTGTGCCGGTATACGCGGAGGTGTTGAGGAAACTTGCCAAGAGCGGGATTCAGTGGGTGCAGTTGGATGAACCCGCGCTAGTGTTGGACCTGGAGCAAGATTGGCTGGATGCATTTGAGGCCACATACAAGGAACTGCGCCGACAAGCCGGTAATGTGCCAAAATTGCTGTTGACAACCTATTTCGATAGCGTCGGTCATAACATGGACGTTATTAACTGCTTAGCGGTGGACGGGCTGCATGTGGATGCCGTTGCGGGTGATGACGATCTCGTAGAGGTGGAAAAGAGGTTGCCCGCCTCATGGGTGCTTTCCGCTGGTGTTATTGATGGTCGCAATGTGTGGAAAGCAAACCTTCATCAAATCTACGAGAGGTTGGCAGCCCTTCGTAACGCGGCACCGGCGCGTGCGCTATGGATTGGGACATCTTGCTCCCTTCTGCACTCCCCAATTGACGTAGGCTGTGAAGTGGGGATGGACGAAGAAATAAGGAACTTACTGGCGTTTGCTCTGCAGAAATGTGATGAGATGAACCTTCTTGCTGACGCTCTAAAaacagaggaaggaggaagccaTTTGGTGGAGTACAGTTCACTCCTGCACCAACGGGAGGTACCCGGCGGTGCGATAAATGAGGAGGCACGAAAGCTTGCATCGGAGCTGAACGCCAAAGATACCGAACGGTCGCTTCCCTACTCAAAACGTGTTGAAGTGCAGCGAAGCTTAATAAAGCTTCCATTGATTCCGACAACTACGATTGGCTCTTTTCCACGCACATCCGAGATACGCAGCCAGCGTTTGTCATTCAAAACCGGTCTAGTTGATGAAGCGACATACAAGCAGCAGATGAAAGATAACATTAAACACATAGTGGCTGAGCAAGAGGCGATCGGCCTGGATGTATTAGTTCATGGTGAACCGGAGCGCAATGACATGGTTGAATATTTCGCGGAACTCCTGAGTGGCTTTGTTTCTACGGCGAATGGCTGGATTCAAAGTTACGGCTCTCGGTGCGTAAAGCCACCCATCATATACGGTAACGTGAGTCGACCTACTGCAATGACACTGGAGTGGCTGACGTACGCACAGTCTCTCACACAAAAGCCAGTGAAGGGCATATTAACGGGTCCAGTAACGATCCTTAGCTGGTCGTTTGTCCGAGAAGACCTGCCAAGAAGGGAAGTTGCACGTCAGGTTGCACTGGCATTACGTGAAGAAGTTGATGACCTTCAGAATGCGGGTATACGTCTGATCCAAGTGGATGAGCCCGCTCTGCGTGAAGGACTGCCGTtacaaagaagaaagcagCAGGAGTACCTAAAGTGGGCCACTGAGGTGTTTAAGCTTGTTGTGGCGGTCGCACGACcggaaatacaaatacacactcATATTTGCTACAGTGAAATACACGATATTGCTGGGGCCATCGCGGCAATGGATGCCGATGTTATTTACTTTGAGGCCACGCGCTCCGACATGGAACTACTGAGGGTATTTGATTCTTTCACATACCTCAACGGAGTGGGGCTCGGTGTGTATGACGTCCACAGTCCAAATGTTCCCAGTGTGGAGACGATTGTGCAGCGACTGGAAGCATCTGCTGAGCGGATTCCACTCGAGCGGTTGTGGGTAAATCCTGACTGTGGACTGAAAACACGCGGGTGGAAGGAGACGGGGGTAGCGTTACGTAACATGGTGGAAGCGACTAGGCAGTTCCGTGAACGAGTGAAGCGGCACTTTACTGTGCACTAG